The following coding sequences are from one uncultured Bacteroides sp. window:
- the zwf gene encoding glucose-6-phosphate dehydrogenase → MVIFGASGDLTKRKLMPAIYSLYKEGRLPKEFSVLGVGRTIYTDTNYRSHISEEMKRFVKQEDLDEKLVETFLPHLSYLSIDPSQESEYGQLDSRLKDLSGEEHPENLLYYLATPPSLYGVIPLHLKKWKLNSKFSRIIVEKPFGYNLESAQELNRIYASVFDEHQIYRIDHFLGKETAQNLLAFRFANGIFEPLWNRNYVDYVEVTAVENMGIEQRGGFYDTTGALRDMVQNHLIQLVALTAMEPPVSFNADSFRNEVVKVYDSLTPLTEIDLDEHIVRGQYTASGSKKGYREEKNVASDSRTETYIAMKIGINNWRWNGVPFYIRTGKQMPTKVTEIVVHFKETPHQMFHMEGGVTPLANKLTLRLQPNEGIVLKFGMKLPGPGFEVKPVSMDFTYDKLGGVPMGDAYARLIEDCIQGDPTLFTRSDAVEASWRFFDPILDYWKGNANAPLYGYPVGTWGPLESEAMMHEHGVDWTNPCKNLTNTDQYCEL, encoded by the coding sequence ATGGTTATATTTGGTGCTTCTGGTGATTTGACGAAACGTAAGCTAATGCCCGCAATTTACTCTTTATACAAAGAAGGACGTTTGCCAAAAGAGTTTTCAGTATTGGGTGTAGGGCGTACGATATATACGGATACAAACTATCGTTCACACATCTCTGAAGAGATGAAACGCTTTGTGAAGCAGGAAGATCTAGATGAAAAATTGGTTGAAACTTTTTTACCACATCTTTCTTATCTTTCTATTGATCCCTCCCAAGAAAGTGAATATGGACAATTGGACTCCCGTTTGAAAGATTTAAGTGGTGAGGAACATCCTGAGAATTTATTGTATTATCTTGCTACTCCTCCTTCTTTATACGGGGTTATTCCGTTACATCTGAAAAAATGGAAATTAAATAGTAAATTTTCTCGTATTATTGTGGAGAAACCGTTTGGATACAATTTGGAATCGGCTCAGGAATTAAATCGTATCTATGCTTCGGTTTTTGATGAACATCAAATTTATCGTATTGATCATTTCTTGGGAAAGGAAACTGCTCAAAATCTTTTAGCATTTCGTTTTGCTAATGGTATTTTTGAACCGTTATGGAATCGGAATTATGTGGATTATGTGGAAGTGACAGCGGTGGAAAATATGGGTATTGAGCAAAGAGGCGGTTTTTATGATACTACAGGTGCTTTGCGAGATATGGTTCAAAATCATTTGATACAATTAGTTGCACTTACTGCCATGGAACCTCCGGTATCATTTAATGCTGACAGCTTTAGAAATGAGGTAGTAAAGGTGTATGATTCGTTGACACCTTTGACTGAAATTGACTTGGATGAGCATATTGTACGAGGACAATATACTGCTTCCGGGTCTAAAAAGGGATACCGAGAAGAGAAAAATGTAGCTTCAGATTCTCGTACGGAAACATATATTGCAATGAAAATTGGTATCAATAATTGGCGTTGGAATGGGGTGCCGTTTTATATTCGTACAGGCAAGCAAATGCCTACTAAAGTAACAGAGATAGTAGTGCATTTTAAAGAAACACCACATCAGATGTTCCATATGGAGGGTGGAGTAACTCCATTAGCCAATAAACTTACGCTTCGTTTGCAACCTAATGAAGGTATTGTTCTTAAGTTTGGTATGAAACTTCCAGGTCCTGGCTTTGAAGTTAAACCTGTTAGCATGGATTTTACCTATGACAAATTAGGTGGAGTACCTATGGGAGATGCTTATGCTCGTTTGATAGAGGATTGTATACAAGGTGATCCTACGTTATTTACAAGAAGTGATGCTGTAGAAGCTTCATGGCGCTTTTTTGATCCTATATTGGATTATTGGAAAGGTAATGCAAATGCACCATTGTATGGATATCCTGTAGGTACATGGGGACCTCTTGAGAGTGAAGCTATGATGCATGAGCATGGAGTTGATTGGACTAACCCTTGTAAAAACTTAACGAATACAGATCAATATTGCGAATTATGA
- the pgl gene encoding 6-phosphogluconolactonase: MKKKIYSSSIETARALILDLIELTSSRPEKTFNIAFSGGSTPSLMFDLWANEYKHLTPWERIHIWWVDERCVRPEKPDSNYGVMKMLLLDVVSIPESNIFRIMGENKPKEEAVRYSQLVKQHVPMQGQYPVFDVVLLGAGNDGHTSSIFQGQEHLLISPDIYEVSYNIHNGQSRIALTGQPIVNAERVIFFITGKEKGEVVAEIYQSGDTCPAAYVAHHAHRVELYLDHAAAGKLS; the protein is encoded by the coding sequence ATGAAAAAAAAGATTTATTCCTCTTCGATAGAGACTGCGCGCGCATTGATCTTAGATCTTATAGAACTAACTTCATCTCGTCCTGAAAAAACATTTAATATTGCATTTAGTGGCGGTAGTACACCGTCACTGATGTTTGATTTATGGGCTAATGAATATAAGCATCTTACACCTTGGGAACGGATTCATATTTGGTGGGTGGATGAGCGTTGTGTTCGCCCCGAAAAACCAGACAGTAATTATGGAGTAATGAAAATGCTTTTATTGGATGTTGTAAGTATTCCTGAAAGTAATATTTTTAGAATTATGGGGGAAAATAAACCTAAGGAGGAAGCTGTACGTTATTCTCAATTAGTCAAACAACATGTCCCGATGCAAGGGCAATATCCGGTTTTTGACGTTGTACTGCTTGGAGCAGGAAATGATGGACATACTTCTTCGATTTTTCAAGGGCAAGAGCATCTTCTTATTTCACCTGATATCTATGAAGTTAGTTATAATATCCATAATGGACAAAGTAGAATAGCACTAACTGGACAGCCTATTGTTAATGCGGAACGAGTCATTTTCTTTATTACCGGAAAAGAAAAGGGAGAAGTTGTTGCAGAGATATATCAATCGGGAGATACTTGTCCGGCAGCTTATGTAGCTCATCATGCTCATCGAGTAGAACTGTATCTTGATCATGCAGCTGCAGGTAAATTATCATAG
- a CDS encoding trypco2 family protein — protein MEEKVNNVADKLFIAELIRRVHDELIRSQEIRESEGKAPLFTVNDLTIEVNFVAVEASSKKGGLDFKIITAGAKKEYNTQETHKVTLNLVVNNDFTNETKPIQEDQTKSENKIGGGGGGGKITKFVKVYPKPK, from the coding sequence ATGGAAGAGAAAGTAAATAATGTAGCAGATAAGCTGTTTATCGCTGAATTAATAAGAAGGGTACATGATGAGCTTATCAGGTCTCAGGAAATTAGAGAGAGTGAAGGAAAAGCGCCACTATTTACAGTAAATGATTTAACTATTGAAGTAAATTTCGTCGCTGTAGAAGCTTCAAGTAAAAAAGGAGGATTAGACTTTAAAATCATAACAGCGGGTGCAAAGAAAGAATACAATACTCAAGAAACACATAAAGTAACTCTTAACCTAGTTGTAAATAATGATTTTACAAATGAAACCAAACCTATACAAGAAGATCAAACAAAGAGTGAAAATAAAATCGGCGGTGGTGGCGGCGGCGGAAAAATAACAAAATTCGTAAAAGTATATCCTAAACCTAAGTAA
- a CDS encoding phage holin family protein — translation MEEGNVIKGTSVIIFGGEMLNLFWDLRWMIMLAVILVAVDFRFGVKAAQARGEKIRNSKAGRRTANKLIDYICYLVLGGLIGKAIGEPLGVNPTFVAAVCMGVACLFEVDSILQNICEYKGVKYSFSLWKVIIALVKSKRKDIGDAIEEGIEKEATK, via the coding sequence ATGGAAGAGGGTAATGTAATTAAAGGTACATCGGTTATCATCTTTGGTGGTGAGATGTTAAACCTGTTTTGGGATTTGAGATGGATGATAATGTTAGCGGTTATCTTGGTGGCCGTAGACTTTAGATTCGGAGTTAAAGCAGCACAAGCTAGGGGTGAAAAGATTCGTAACAGTAAAGCTGGACGGAGAACTGCAAACAAGCTGATTGATTATATCTGTTACCTTGTACTTGGTGGATTGATCGGTAAAGCTATCGGTGAGCCTTTGGGTGTTAACCCTACGTTTGTTGCAGCTGTTTGTATGGGCGTTGCATGTTTGTTTGAAGTGGATAGTATTCTTCAAAACATCTGTGAGTATAAGGGCGTGAAGTATTCTTTTAGTCTTTGGAAAGTCATTATTGCCTTGGTAAAGTCTAAGCGGAAAGATATCGGTGATGCCATTGAAGAAGGAATAGAAAAGGAGGCAACAAAATGA
- a CDS encoding N-acetylmuramoyl-L-alanine amidase translates to MKVLIDNGHGENTAGKRSPDGKLREYLYAREIADMVVYGLKKAGIDAERIVRETIDVPLSERCKRVNEVCKELGASNVILVSIHCNAAGNGEWMQARGWEAYTTPGKTKSDALAECLYTAAEKNLPNMKMRKDLSDGDNDKEANFYILKHTKCPAVLTENLFQDNKEDVDFLLSSKGKQAITKLHVDGITDYIKSL, encoded by the coding sequence ATGAAAGTACTTATAGACAACGGACACGGGGAGAATACAGCAGGCAAACGTTCTCCTGATGGAAAACTACGGGAATATTTGTATGCCCGTGAGATAGCTGATATGGTCGTTTACGGACTAAAGAAAGCGGGCATTGATGCTGAACGAATAGTAAGAGAAACTATTGACGTTCCGCTCTCTGAACGATGCAAGCGGGTAAATGAAGTATGTAAGGAGTTGGGAGCCTCTAATGTAATCCTAGTCTCTATTCATTGTAATGCTGCCGGAAATGGCGAATGGATGCAAGCTAGAGGGTGGGAGGCTTACACAACACCCGGTAAGACAAAGTCTGATGCTCTAGCTGAATGCTTATACACGGCAGCCGAAAAGAACCTGCCCAATATGAAGATGCGCAAAGATTTGTCCGACGGTGATAATGATAAGGAAGCTAATTTCTATATCCTCAAACATACGAAATGCCCAGCTGTGCTTACAGAGAATCTGTTTCAGGATAATAAGGAAGATGTAGACTTCTTGCTTTCGAGTAAAGGCAAACAGGCTATTACTAAGCTACATGTGGATGGTATAACCGATTATATTAAGAGTTTATGA
- a CDS encoding phage integrase SAM-like domain-containing protein, protein MPTIKLVVLPAKVLTNGKHKVRISIAHQTKTKYIPTDCIIDNLSQFKDGQVTNRPDASNMNMKLRKILNHYQEVIDSLIDVNAYSCSALRDTLLARKDYSGATFMQAAEEYLCELAEDKRIKSERLYRLAAKSFLKSTKSDLPLAIITPRDIKHFEATLTQKELSNTTIKIYLTLVKVIINYAKKRKMVIYDTDPFEFCRMPSANIRELDLTIEEIKAIRDLEIKEYNIRTVRDIFMLSYYLGGINLVDLLNIDFKNKTTIEYYRKKTRNKKQGESKISFTIQPEAKVIIDKYVSRNGKLVFGKYDTFGKCYSVVSRKIAKLAELADVNKRVVYYSARKSFVQHGFKLGISLEILEYCIGQSMKTNRPIFNYVKIMRKHADQAIRKILDNLNGPIK, encoded by the coding sequence ATGCCAACTATAAAACTTGTAGTTCTACCTGCCAAAGTATTAACAAACGGGAAGCATAAAGTTAGAATCTCAATAGCACACCAAACTAAAACTAAATACATTCCAACAGATTGCATAATAGATAATCTTTCCCAATTCAAAGATGGGCAAGTCACCAATAGACCCGATGCATCAAACATGAATATGAAACTTAGAAAGATACTCAATCATTACCAAGAGGTTATTGATTCTCTTATTGATGTCAACGCTTACTCATGTTCAGCATTAAGAGATACGTTATTAGCTAGAAAAGACTATAGTGGGGCAACATTCATGCAAGCTGCCGAAGAATATCTCTGCGAATTAGCCGAAGATAAAAGAATAAAATCAGAACGTCTCTACCGCTTAGCTGCTAAAAGCTTTCTAAAGTCAACAAAAAGTGATTTGCCATTAGCTATTATCACGCCACGAGACATAAAGCATTTTGAAGCGACCCTAACTCAAAAAGAGCTATCGAACACGACTATTAAAATCTATCTAACACTAGTCAAAGTTATCATTAATTACGCCAAGAAAAGGAAAATGGTGATCTATGATACAGATCCATTTGAATTCTGCCGCATGCCATCCGCAAATATTCGAGAACTAGATCTTACCATAGAAGAAATAAAAGCCATAAGAGACCTTGAAATAAAAGAATACAATATCAGAACAGTTAGGGACATATTTATGCTCTCCTACTACCTCGGTGGCATAAACTTAGTGGATCTTTTGAATATTGATTTTAAGAACAAAACAACAATAGAATACTATCGAAAGAAAACGAGAAATAAAAAACAAGGTGAAAGCAAAATATCTTTCACTATACAGCCAGAGGCTAAAGTAATCATCGACAAGTATGTTTCTCGAAACGGTAAACTTGTCTTTGGGAAATATGATACATTCGGAAAATGTTATTCTGTTGTCTCACGCAAAATAGCCAAACTTGCAGAATTAGCTGACGTCAATAAAAGGGTCGTTTACTATTCCGCTCGAAAGAGTTTTGTTCAGCATGGTTTTAAGCTAGGGATTTCACTCGAAATATTAGAATATTGTATCGGGCAATCAATGAAGACCAACCGCCCCATATTCAACTACGTAAAGATTATGAGGAAGCACGCCGACCAAGCGATAAGAAAGATATTAGATAACCTCAATGGTCCGATTAAATGA
- a CDS encoding transposase has translation MPKKPIDYKYILSMFLPKGMLDYFDFTDYSDMGDYYIFSLEEKNTIPDEYSSLPLVSKGFYPEITVTDFPVRDRTVYLKVKRRRWEDKQTGKTYSRDWQLVADGTRITAEFGSFLKELS, from the coding sequence ATGCCAAAGAAACCAATCGATTATAAGTATATATTGTCCATGTTCCTTCCCAAAGGGATGCTTGACTATTTTGATTTTACGGACTATTCAGATATGGGTGATTATTATATATTCTCTCTTGAAGAGAAAAATACCATACCGGACGAGTATTCAAGTCTTCCGCTAGTTTCAAAAGGTTTCTATCCCGAGATAACAGTTACCGATTTTCCTGTTCGTGACCGCACTGTATATTTAAAAGTTAAACGTCGCAGATGGGAGGATAAGCAAACGGGTAAGACATACAGCAGGGACTGGCAATTGGTTGCAGACGGAACTAGGATAACAGCCGAGTTCGGTTCTTTTTTAAAAGAGCTATCTTGA
- a CDS encoding transposase, protein MKSKTLNDYYKEHLSGYRSWNQLSHADEYMYFKDNLGENISIDETAFSNGELYTIVTNKAGHGKHGTVIAMIKGTKAEDVCKYLMKLPEGKRRMVKNVTLDMAGSMRQIAKRCFPYATQIIDRFHVQMQMQEALQELRVQYRWQAIEQENSDIQRARTERRKYIPQCFDNGDTIRQLLVRSRYLLFKSPDKWTNSQRIRAEILFKQFDDIKQLYYLALQLGQIYSQNYDKNVARAKLALWFNKVEEWNYPQFNTVIETFKNHNDRILNFFENRLTNAAAESFNAKLKSFRATFRGVNDVKFYLYRVMMLYA, encoded by the coding sequence ATGAAGTCTAAGACACTTAACGATTACTACAAAGAACATCTAAGCGGCTATCGTTCCTGGAACCAGCTCTCGCATGCTGATGAGTATATGTATTTCAAGGACAATTTAGGTGAGAATATATCTATTGACGAAACAGCCTTCAGCAATGGAGAGCTATATACCATTGTAACCAATAAAGCAGGTCATGGTAAGCATGGTACGGTTATAGCCATGATAAAGGGAACAAAAGCTGAGGATGTATGCAAATACCTGATGAAGTTACCAGAAGGAAAACGTAGGATGGTCAAGAACGTGACACTTGACATGGCCGGAAGTATGAGACAAATAGCCAAGAGGTGTTTTCCTTACGCTACGCAGATCATAGACCGCTTTCATGTACAAATGCAGATGCAGGAAGCATTGCAGGAGCTACGTGTGCAATATCGATGGCAGGCTATTGAGCAGGAGAACTCAGATATACAAAGAGCAAGAACAGAAAGAAGAAAATATATACCTCAATGTTTTGATAACGGAGATACCATCAGGCAGCTTCTTGTCCGAAGCAGATATCTACTATTCAAGAGTCCTGATAAATGGACAAACTCTCAAAGAATAAGGGCTGAAATACTCTTTAAACAGTTTGACGATATAAAACAATTATATTATTTGGCTCTGCAACTCGGACAGATATACTCTCAAAACTATGATAAAAATGTTGCAAGAGCAAAGCTTGCACTGTGGTTCAACAAGGTAGAGGAATGGAATTACCCTCAGTTCAATACGGTAATAGAAACCTTTAAAAATCACAATGATAGGATATTGAATTTCTTTGAAAACAGACTCACAAATGCAGCAGCTGAATCTTTCAATGCCAAGCTTAAATCCTTTAGGGCTACATTCAGAGGAGTAAATGATGTAAAATTCTATCTTTATAGAGTGATGATGCTATATGCGTAA
- a CDS encoding LytTR family DNA-binding domain-containing protein — translation MMLNCAIIDDEPLALSLLESYVNKTPFLKLIGKYSSAMQAMKELPTNEIDLLFLDIQMPELNGLEFSQMVDPNTRIVFTTAFGQYALDGYKVNALDYLLKPISYVDFLQASNKALQWFELVQKPEEKESIYVKSDYKLVQIELKKILYIEGLKDYVKIYIEENTKPILSLMSLKSMEELLPANHFMRVHRSFIVQKDKIRIIDRGRIVFDKTYIPVSDSYKQIFQTFLEERS, via the coding sequence ATGATGTTAAATTGTGCAATAATAGATGACGAACCTCTAGCGCTCAGTTTACTAGAAAGTTATGTTAACAAAACTCCCTTTTTAAAGCTAATAGGGAAATATTCCAGTGCAATGCAAGCCATGAAAGAACTCCCTACAAATGAAATTGATTTGCTCTTTTTAGATATACAAATGCCTGAACTTAACGGACTGGAGTTTTCACAAATGGTAGATCCTAATACCCGCATAGTATTCACTACAGCCTTTGGGCAATATGCTTTAGATGGTTACAAAGTAAATGCATTAGATTATCTACTTAAACCCATCTCATATGTCGACTTTTTACAGGCCTCCAATAAAGCTCTACAATGGTTCGAACTCGTACAAAAACCAGAGGAAAAAGAAAGTATCTACGTAAAGAGTGACTATAAACTCGTACAAATAGAGCTAAAAAAAATATTGTATATCGAAGGATTAAAAGATTATGTCAAGATATATATAGAAGAAAATACCAAGCCCATACTTTCACTAATGAGTCTGAAGTCTATGGAAGAATTGCTTCCAGCAAATCATTTCATGCGAGTTCACCGTTCATTTATTGTGCAAAAAGACAAAATACGAATCATAGACAGAGGCCGGATTGTTTTTGATAAAACATATATACCTGTTAGTGATAGTTATAAACAAATTTTTCAAACTTTTTTAGAAGAAAGAAGCTGA
- a CDS encoding histidine kinase — protein sequence MKPQTSTRTLEALIHVISWGIVFGFPFLFMGREGNNINWNSYIYHAVVPLSLLILFYANYFFLIPQLLFKEKIREYIIYNLLILITFGMGIQIWQELNIPPEIDLSKHSRPPKWIFTVRNAISLIFIIGLSMAIRMSSRWRQAEVARREAEKNRTEAELKNLRNQLNPHFLLNTLNNIYALIAFDSDKAQQAVQELSKLLRHVLYENQQAFVPLSKEADFIINYIELMRIRLTDNVTVDTQIKIHPNSKTLISPLIFISLIENAFKHGIAPTEPSFIRILLWEESGKICCEITNSYHPKNGKDKSGSGIGLKQVQKRLDLLYPKRYTWKKNISEDGRKYVSQLYLTPLTT from the coding sequence ATGAAACCACAAACATCAACCCGCACTCTCGAAGCATTGATACATGTTATCAGTTGGGGTATTGTTTTCGGCTTCCCTTTTTTATTCATGGGTCGGGAAGGCAACAATATTAATTGGAATTCATATATATACCATGCTGTCGTTCCACTTAGTCTTTTAATTCTATTCTATGCTAACTACTTTTTTCTAATTCCTCAACTCCTTTTCAAAGAAAAAATAAGAGAATATATTATATATAATCTCTTAATATTAATAACATTTGGGATGGGCATACAAATATGGCAAGAGCTAAATATTCCTCCTGAAATAGATTTGAGCAAGCATTCCCGTCCACCAAAGTGGATATTTACAGTTAGAAATGCCATCAGCTTAATCTTTATCATTGGATTAAGCATGGCTATCCGCATGAGTAGTCGATGGAGACAAGCTGAAGTAGCAAGACGTGAAGCCGAAAAAAATCGTACAGAAGCAGAATTAAAAAATTTGCGCAATCAACTTAATCCACATTTTCTGCTCAATACATTAAACAATATCTATGCTCTAATAGCTTTTGACAGTGACAAAGCTCAGCAGGCAGTACAAGAACTCAGCAAATTGCTAAGACATGTTCTTTACGAAAATCAACAAGCATTCGTTCCATTAAGTAAAGAAGCTGACTTTATTATAAATTATATTGAATTAATGCGTATACGACTTACTGATAATGTCACAGTAGACACCCAAATAAAAATTCATCCCAATAGCAAAACTCTTATTTCTCCATTAATATTCATATCTTTAATAGAAAATGCTTTCAAACATGGTATTGCACCCACAGAGCCTAGTTTTATTCGCATTTTACTTTGGGAAGAAAGCGGCAAAATATGTTGTGAAATCACTAACAGCTATCATCCTAAAAATGGAAAAGATAAGAGTGGGTCAGGCATTGGATTAAAACAAGTACAAAAACGTTTAGATCTACTGTATCCAAAACGATATACATGGAAGAAAAATATTTCAGAAGATGGGAGAAAATATGTATCCCAATTATACCTTACTCCTTTAACAACTTAA
- a CDS encoding ABC transporter permease, whose amino-acid sequence MNGTNLFKIALRALANNKLRAFLTMLGIIIGVASVITMLAIGQGSKKSIQSQIAEMGSNMIMIHPGADMRGGVRQDPSAMQTLKLTDFESLQNNTKYLSAISPSVSSSGQFIYGSNNYPGSVNGVNTEYLSIRQLTIENGEIFTEADIQSSAKVCVIGKTIADNLFTDGTDPVGHVIRFNKIPFRVVGVLKAKGYNSMGQDQDAVVLAPYTTVMKRMLAVTYLQSIMASAITEDMTEDAIADISSILRNNHKLKASDEDDFNIRSQQELSTMLNSTTDLMTTLLACIASISLVVGGIGIMNIMYVSVTERTREIGLRMSVGARGIDILSQFLIEAILISITGGIIGVIIGIGTSFGIKTFAHWPIYIQAWSVFLSFAVCTITGVFFGWYPAKKAADLDPIDAIRYE is encoded by the coding sequence ATGAATGGAACTAATTTATTTAAAATAGCCCTACGAGCTTTAGCTAATAACAAGCTAAGAGCCTTCTTAACGATGCTAGGCATTATCATAGGAGTAGCTTCGGTTATAACTATGCTTGCCATCGGGCAAGGCTCAAAAAAAAGTATCCAGAGCCAGATAGCAGAAATGGGATCAAACATGATTATGATTCATCCGGGAGCTGATATGCGAGGAGGCGTACGGCAAGATCCCAGTGCCATGCAAACACTAAAACTTACTGATTTTGAATCTTTACAGAATAACACAAAGTACCTGTCAGCTATCAGCCCAAGTGTAAGCAGTTCTGGACAATTTATATATGGATCAAATAACTATCCGGGGAGTGTTAATGGAGTAAACACAGAATATCTCTCTATACGCCAATTAACAATCGAAAACGGTGAAATATTCACTGAAGCTGACATCCAAAGTAGTGCAAAAGTCTGCGTAATAGGAAAAACCATAGCCGACAATTTATTCACTGACGGTACAGATCCTGTAGGACATGTCATAAGGTTTAATAAAATCCCCTTTCGCGTTGTCGGTGTATTAAAAGCCAAAGGATATAACTCCATGGGGCAAGATCAAGATGCCGTAGTTTTAGCCCCATATACTACGGTCATGAAACGCATGCTTGCAGTAACTTATTTGCAAAGTATTATGGCATCTGCAATAACTGAAGACATGACTGAAGATGCAATAGCAGACATTAGTTCCATTTTACGAAATAATCACAAATTAAAAGCCAGTGACGAGGATGACTTCAACATACGTTCACAACAAGAGCTAAGTACCATGCTTAACTCCACGACAGATTTGATGACTACCTTACTTGCTTGTATAGCAAGCATAAGCCTTGTTGTAGGAGGTATTGGAATCATGAACATCATGTACGTAAGTGTCACTGAGCGTACACGTGAAATTGGATTGCGTATGTCTGTTGGCGCCCGTGGAATTGATATACTAAGTCAATTTCTCATTGAAGCAATACTCATTAGCATCACCGGAGGTATCATTGGCGTTATCATAGGTATAGGGACATCTTTTGGCATTAAAACATTTGCCCATTGGCCCATCTACATACAAGCATGGAGCGTTTTTCTCAGCTTTGCTGTATGTACCATCACCGGTGTATTTTTCGGATGGTACCCTGCAAAAAAGGCAGCTGATCTCGATCCCATTGATGCAATTAGATACGAATAA
- a CDS encoding ABC transporter ATP-binding protein — protein sequence MKTIIELNDIKRNFLVGEEVVHALRGISFSINEGEFVTIMGTSGSGKSTLLNTLGCLDTPSKGEYLLDGISVRSMSKNERAILRNRKIGFVFQSYNLLAKTTAIENVELPLMYNPNISAAERKKRAIEALEAVGLGDRLMHKSNQMSGGQMQRVAIARALVNNPAVILADEATGNLDTRTSFEILVLFQELHKKGRTIIFVTHNPEIAQYSSRNIILRDGKIKEDKVNIDIRSAAKVLAAMPMPEEL from the coding sequence ATGAAAACAATAATAGAACTGAATGATATTAAGCGTAATTTTCTGGTAGGTGAAGAAGTCGTACATGCCTTGCGAGGAATATCCTTCTCCATCAATGAAGGAGAATTTGTTACAATCATGGGTACATCAGGTTCAGGGAAATCAACATTACTCAATACTTTAGGTTGTTTAGATACTCCAAGTAAAGGGGAATATCTATTAGATGGTATCTCAGTACGTAGCATGAGTAAAAATGAAAGAGCGATACTTCGTAATCGAAAAATAGGTTTTGTCTTCCAAAGTTATAATTTATTAGCTAAAACAACAGCTATTGAAAATGTAGAATTACCACTTATGTACAACCCTAATATAAGTGCAGCAGAAAGAAAGAAACGAGCAATAGAAGCTTTAGAAGCAGTGGGTTTAGGTGATCGTCTAATGCACAAAAGCAATCAAATGAGTGGAGGACAAATGCAGCGTGTAGCCATTGCGAGAGCATTAGTAAATAATCCAGCCGTCATATTGGCAGATGAAGCAACAGGTAACCTAGATACACGGACCTCTTTTGAAATATTGGTACTTTTTCAAGAATTACATAAGAAAGGACGCACCATTATATTCGTCACCCATAATCCCGAGATTGCCCAATATAGTAGTCGGAATATCATCTTAAGAGATGGAAAAATTAAAGAAGATAAAGTCAATATAGACATTCGCTCTGCGGCGAAAGTACTTGCCGCAATGCCAATGCCGGAAGAACTCTAA